Proteins from a single region of Verrucomicrobiota bacterium:
- a CDS encoding calcium/sodium antiporter yields the protein MVVEIIYLVIGLAGLYYGAEFLVKGGSVLAVRFGISPLVVGLTVVAFATSSPEVFASVKAAIRGSSDLALGNVVGSNLCNIGLILGAAALLKPIQVQAQLIKQEVPILLVSSLIFMGMLLDDRISRLDALFLFLGILAYVTYSIYQAKKGSSETLKESFTAQYEKQKKLKGSLLRDLFFITSGLIILSIGAKLLVDGATSFANAMGVSEALIGLTIVAIGTSLPELATTIIAAKNNEGDLAVGNAIGSCIFNNLAVLGITGLVIPLDRGNLAWMDMFAMLGFILVCFPLMLTGYLLKRWEGALYLVLYFGYFSYTTYTQVNS from the coding sequence GTGGTTGTCGAAATTATTTATTTGGTCATAGGTCTAGCTGGGCTTTACTACGGTGCAGAGTTCTTAGTGAAGGGAGGCTCAGTGCTAGCCGTACGCTTTGGCATCTCCCCTCTAGTTGTAGGGCTAACTGTCGTTGCCTTTGCGACTAGCAGTCCTGAGGTTTTTGCCAGTGTAAAAGCGGCTATTAGAGGAAGTTCAGATCTCGCACTCGGTAATGTTGTGGGCTCTAATCTTTGCAACATTGGCCTCATCTTAGGAGCTGCAGCACTGCTTAAACCCATTCAAGTTCAAGCACAGCTTATTAAACAAGAAGTGCCTATCTTATTAGTTAGCTCACTTATTTTTATGGGCATGTTGCTAGACGATAGAATCTCCCGCCTTGACGCTCTCTTTCTATTTTTAGGTATTCTGGCTTACGTGACATATAGTATCTACCAAGCCAAAAAGGGAAGTAGTGAAACCTTAAAAGAATCCTTCACCGCTCAGTATGAAAAGCAAAAGAAATTAAAGGGCAGTCTCCTAAGAGATTTATTTTTTATCACAAGCGGTCTTATCATTTTATCCATAGGAGCTAAATTACTAGTAGATGGTGCTACCAGTTTTGCCAATGCTATGGGAGTAAGTGAAGCCCTCATTGGTCTGACAATCGTTGCCATCGGCACTAGTCTTCCAGAACTAGCCACAACTATTATTGCGGCAAAAAATAATGAAGGCGATCTTGCAGTAGGTAACGCTATAGGCTCTTGTATTTTTAACAACCTTGCCGTTTTAGGTATCACTGGCCTGGTCATACCATTAGATCGCGGGAACCTAGCCTGGATGGACATGTTTGCCATGCTTGGGTTTATTTTGGTTTGTTTCCCTTTAATGCTCACCGGCTATTTACTCAAGAGATGGGAGGGGGCACTCTACTTGGTTCTTTATTTTGGGTATTTTAGTTACACCACTTATACCCAAGTAAATAGTTAA
- a CDS encoding EI24 domain-containing protein yields MKRLSSLAKGFRLPFIALKLLFTVSGIKRYAILPWLTNTILYFSMFATSLYLVSTLHISFENFSLLDNWPIEVVTLFNYSAEILKWVFFLPLAFFVCLYTFSAVGMIVASPLNDLLSHKTELLLSLKNPSKDQIRSEQKLLYTNMLYSLRDSAYIVIRQLFFTLLTIPFLLVPFVGFLPLFLVTAYHTGLGFLSIPADRQGLRYQQKKAIFRKHLWEFVGLGIAMEFLFLIPLTALFFLPLGVISGTLLYLKLDLEENLSRHIRT; encoded by the coding sequence ATGAAGCGCTTATCTAGCTTAGCCAAAGGCTTTCGTCTCCCATTCATAGCTCTGAAACTTTTATTCACTGTCTCCGGCATCAAGCGTTATGCAATTCTACCCTGGCTTACTAATACGATTCTTTATTTCTCTATGTTTGCCACAAGTCTTTATTTAGTATCTACACTACATATTTCTTTTGAAAATTTCTCTTTGCTAGATAATTGGCCCATTGAGGTGGTTACTCTCTTCAATTATTCTGCAGAAATTCTTAAATGGGTCTTTTTTTTACCATTAGCCTTCTTTGTATGCCTCTATACCTTTAGCGCGGTTGGTATGATCGTCGCCAGTCCACTAAATGATCTCCTCTCTCATAAAACAGAATTACTTCTGTCACTAAAAAATCCATCTAAAGACCAGATACGTTCTGAACAAAAGCTTTTGTACACTAACATGCTTTATAGTCTGCGAGACTCTGCCTATATAGTTATTAGGCAACTGTTCTTTACCTTGTTAACCATTCCCTTCTTGCTCGTTCCTTTTGTTGGATTTTTACCTCTTTTTTTAGTCACGGCCTATCATACCGGTTTAGGCTTCTTGAGCATTCCTGCAGACAGGCAAGGTCTGCGCTATCAGCAGAAAAAAGCTATCTTTCGAAAGCATCTCTGGGAATTCGTAGGATTAGGTATAGCTATGGAGTTCCTTTTTCTCATTCCACTCACAGCATTATTCTTTTTACCCCTTGGCGTCATCTCAGGCACTCTGCTTTATTTAAAGCTAGATCTGGAAGAAAATTTAAGCCGTCATATCAGAACCTAA